A region of Streptomyces sp. WMMC500 DNA encodes the following proteins:
- a CDS encoding GNAT family protein: MLSTPLGEGAELTTLEPWQAAELAAFTDRNRAHLEPWLPWAHLVTDEASARRLLQAYADKQARDSGRLFAVRLDGELVGGMIYRLFDTAEGFCELGAWLAPEAQGRGLVTEASRRMIDWAVGVRGLSRVEWLVDPANKASIAVARRLGMSHEGTLRSRFEMAGTRRDLEVWSLLRHEWAGAQGG, translated from the coding sequence ATGCTGAGCACACCCCTGGGCGAGGGCGCGGAACTGACCACGCTGGAGCCGTGGCAGGCCGCGGAGCTGGCCGCGTTCACCGACCGGAACCGGGCGCACCTGGAGCCGTGGCTGCCCTGGGCGCACCTCGTCACCGACGAGGCGAGCGCCCGCCGCCTCCTCCAGGCGTACGCCGACAAGCAGGCCCGTGACTCGGGACGGCTGTTCGCCGTCCGGCTCGACGGCGAGCTGGTCGGCGGCATGATCTACCGGCTCTTCGACACCGCGGAGGGCTTCTGCGAGCTGGGCGCCTGGCTGGCGCCGGAGGCGCAGGGCCGCGGGCTGGTCACCGAGGCGTCCCGGCGGATGATCGACTGGGCGGTGGGCGTACGCGGCCTGTCCCGCGTCGAGTGGCTGGTGGACCCGGCGAACAAGGCCAGCATCGCGGTCGCCAGGCGCCTGGGCATGAGCCACGAGGGCACGCTGCGCAGCCGGTTCGAGATGGCCGGCACGCGGCGCGACCTGGAGGTCTGGTCGCTGCTGCGCCACGAGTGGGCCGGGGCGCAGGGCGGCTGA
- a CDS encoding pyridoxamine 5'-phosphate oxidase family protein: MGKTYERIDGRLRAFIEAQHMFFTATAPLAADGTVNLSPKGLTGSFAVLDDRTVAYLDFAGSNAETIAHLRENGRITLMWCAFQGPPNIVRVHGSGEAVFRDDPRFPALLAHFPAADPSRHGLRAVIVVTAELIRDTCGYAVPFMAYEADRDLHGRRFEREDDAGLDAYFRKKEHVAVSIDGLPGLPLPLPPTP, encoded by the coding sequence ATGGGGAAAACGTACGAACGCATCGACGGCCGGCTGCGTGCCTTCATCGAGGCGCAGCACATGTTCTTCACCGCGACCGCGCCGCTGGCGGCGGACGGCACCGTGAACCTCTCGCCGAAGGGGCTGACGGGCTCGTTCGCCGTCCTCGACGACCGCACCGTCGCCTACCTCGACTTCGCCGGCAGCAACGCCGAGACCATCGCCCACCTGCGGGAGAACGGCAGGATCACGCTGATGTGGTGCGCCTTCCAGGGGCCGCCGAACATCGTGCGGGTCCACGGCAGCGGGGAGGCCGTCTTCCGCGACGACCCGCGCTTCCCGGCCCTTCTCGCACACTTCCCCGCCGCCGACCCGTCCCGGCACGGGCTGCGGGCGGTTATCGTCGTGACGGCCGAGCTGATCCGCGACACCTGCGGCTACGCCGTGCCCTTCATGGCGTACGAGGCCGACCGCGACCTGCACGGCCGTCGCTTCGAGCGGGAGGACGACGCCGGGCTGGACGCCTACTTCCGTAAGAAGGAGCACGTCGCCGTCAGCATCGACGGACTGCCCGGCCTTCCGCTGCCGCTGCCACCCACCCCGTGA